CATCGAAAGTGTGGAGAGCTCGCTCTACGGCGCATACAACCTCACGATGCGCAGCGGGGACGCGTATCGCGGCTTTCTGACGTATTATGGCGACCTGACCGGCGGCAACGTTACGATCAATCCGGGGCTCACGACTGAGGCCGAGACGGAGCTGCGTCGGATCGAGGCGTTCAACAGCATTCCGGATCTCACGGTCGAGACCTACACGGATCTATACGCGATTCTGAACGCAGTCAATAACGTGATCAATGCGGTGCCGACGGTCCCTGACGGAACGCAGGCGCAGAAGGATCGCATCCTCGGTCAGGCGCTCGGTCTCCGCGCGCTCGTTCACTTCGATCTGGTTCGCATCTTTGCGCAGCCCTACAACTACACCGACGATGCGTCACACGTAGGCATTGTTGTCCTCACCGAGTCGCCGCGCCCGGATGAGGAAGTGCCGCGCTCGACCGTTCGGGATGCCTACGAGCAAATCGTGGACGACCTGGAGCGATCGATCGACCTGTTAGAAGGCGAGTCGTTCGACCCGGTCTTCGTTTCCGCCACGAGCGCACAGGCGCTGCTGGCACGAGTTCGCCTGTATCAGGGGGAGTGGGCGAAGGTTGTGACGCTCAGCAACGCGGTAATCGAGAGCGGGGCCACGGACCTGGCTCCGACCGAGGACATGCGGGAGATGTGGCAAAACGACTACGTCCGCAATGAATACCTGCTGCGCCTGGACGGGTCTGGCTACGCCACGTACACGCTGTCGAGTGACTGGGGCAACCGCGTATCCGACACCAGTCCGGTACTCAGCGCGACGACTGACATCATCGATCTGTATGATGACGCGGACGTTCGGGGCCGGGGCCCGGACGGGCTGATTCAGCCGGTGGTCGATGAGGGCGACACGCTCCTTAGCACACAGAAATATCCCGAGCCGTCGACGCAGGAGCCGAACGACATCGGCGTTCTGCGGCTGTCAGAGGTGTACCTCAACCGGGCGGAGGCCTACGCCAACCTGAATCGCCCGGACCCGGCGCGCGAGGACCTGAACACGATTCGGCTCCGCGCCAATCCCGATGCCGATCCGGTGACAGCATCCGGTGACGCCCTTCTCGAGGCGATCCTAGAAGAGCGGCGTCGCGAACTCGCGTTCGAGGGACACCTCTTGTTCGATCGGACGCGCTACGAGGAAGATGTGACTCGCCGGTACTGTTCAGGCGAACCATCCTGCAACGAGGCGTACCCGAGCCCGCGGTTCGTCCTCCCGATCCCGCGTGACGCGATGAACGCCAACGACGCACTCCGGCAAAACGACGAGTACTGATCCAGTGGCGCGCCGACCGTCCGACCACATGTTTAGCACCATGAAAATCGCATTCGGTCGGCCGGACCGGGTTTGGCGCCCTTGTCAATGTCCTGATGTGCCCTTATCTATATCTAATCCAGATAAGAGCAGTCCCTTGTTGCCGTTCCGTACAATCGCCCCGACGATGACGTACCGTTCCATGTTTTCCGCGCTTCGCCGATCGCTATTGCCGGCCTGTCTCCTGTCCATCGCTCTGTTGTTCGCCGCGTGCGACAGTAACGACATGGCCATGCAAACCACTGTAGAGTTTGGTCAGGACACCTACCAGGTGTCGGAAGCCGGGCAGAGTCTCGACGTAGAGGTCGTGCTCGATTCGCCGGCCTCGGAAGAGGTAACGATTCCGATCACTGTGGGCGGCTCGGCCATTGCCGGCGTCGATTATGAGGAACCCGCATCCGACGACGTGACCATCGCGTCCGGTAGCACGTCTGGCACGTTCACGATTACGCCGATCGACAATGCCTCCATCGACGATCAGGATCGAACCATTGAGCTTCTGATCGACGCCGACGAAGTGGACGGCTACACCGGTGGCGCGACCGCAGGGGCAACGGTGACCATCACCGACGATGAGATGGTGGGCTCTTTCACCGTCTCGTTCCAGGAGGCGAGCTACGAGACGAACGAATACAATCAGGACACGCTCGACGTGCTGGTTGAAGTGAACCAGCCGGCCCCGGCAAATCTGCAGCTTGACTTCCAGACCGGTGGAACCGCAACGAGTGAAAACTATGAGCTCCTGAACAACTCCATCGAGATTCTCGCTGGCGAGACGCTGGATACCATTCAGGTCGCTGTTAAAGACACACGCAGTTACGGGGAAAGCGAAACCCTGACGTTGACGCTGCAGACGCCTGCGAACGACGCCGTCACGATCGGTGGGACAACGGAGACGGACATCACAATCGTGAACCCGGTCGCCGACATCGCGACGTACGCTCCCGATGAGGACTTCGCACGCCTCTACACCTACAACACATTCAGCGACGTCGCCGTCCCGGAGACCGGCCGACTCAATACGGATCCTTCCGCAGGGGTCATCTTCGATGAGTCGTTTGCCTTCACGATCGTCCCCGTCCGAGAAGATCCATCGGCCGACCCGAATGTCTTCGGCTTTGGCTCCTTCCTCTGGAGCGAAGATGACTTCACCCGCAGCACCAATATGCTGAACATGGTGGAGTTCTACGACGACGGCGAGCAGCCGAACACCGTCGATGAAGGCGTCTCTTCTGCATCGGCCGGTCTGTACTACCCGAGCCTTTTCCGTCTCACACCCGATGGACCGGGCGCGACGACCGGAACGGTTGAGTTAGTGCAAGACGAGATCCGTGTGTACAAGCCCGATCAGACGGATGATGGCGTCACGAATCCTGAAAGCTTCGTGATTGGCATCAGCAGCGAGGGCGGCACCTACAACGAAACCGAAGGTACGATCAACATCACGATCACCTTCGACGAGACCGCCGTGAACAACGGCTTCGTGACGCGGCGCTTCGAGCTAAGTGACCGGCGCCCGAGCTCCTGACGGAAATATACACGTACGTAGTTTAGATACTCGTTGAAGGAGGGGCTCGTCGCTACGATTTGCCCCTTTTTCTTTACCGTTTCTCAATCCTTCCCGCCGGGCCATTTTTCTACCTATTCCGTCTCATCGATGTGATGAGACCTCGGGACGTTCTTACAATCGCAGCGATCTGCGACTTACTCTCGTATTATGGACCCACGGTTCGCCATAATGAGATCTAGCCTCCTGATCGGCCTGGTCGTGGTCGTCTTGGGTGTCTTCTTCTATCAAATGAGCAGCTGGCCGATTCAGGCCGATGCCGTTCCTGCCATCATCCGGACCTACAAAGGACCGCAGGGCGGGTGGCCAGCGCCTCATCTGTCCGAGGACGTTTCCCATCGACCTCTTGCCCCGCTTCCGGACGTGGAGTATCCAGCGAATAACCCGTACTCAGAGACAAAAGAGGATCTCGGAAAAAAGCTCTTCTTCGACCCGCGGCTCTCTTCATCTGGTACGCTCGCTTGCGCAAGTTGCCACGATCCGGATCTTGGTTGGAGTGACGGACGACGACGCTCGTTTGGCCATGCCCGGCGTGAGGGACAGCGAAACAGTATGACGGTCCTGAACGCGGCATACTACGATCACCTTTTCTGGGACGGACGCGCGGAGGACCTTGAAGAGCAGGCCATGACCGCCATCGCGGGCCCGCGCGAAATGAATCAGGGTCTCGACCTTGTTGGGGAAGGCATCCGTGACCTACCGGACTACCCTCGCTTATTTCAGCAGAGCTTCGGCGATTCGACCATCAACGCGCAGCGCATCGCGAAGGCGATTGCAACGTTCGAGCGCGGCATCACCAGTCGGAGGAGCGACTTCGATCGTTTCCTGCAGGGGAATCGTGACGCCATGACCGATCGTCAGATTTACGGCCTGCATGTCTTCCGCACGACGGGGCAGTGTATGAACTGCCACAACGGCGCCCTGCTGTCCGACGACAAATTCCACAACCTGGGCCAGTCCCATCTCGGACGACCTTCGGAGGACTTGGGTCGGTTCCTGGTCACAGGGGATACATCCGACGTCGGCAAATTTAGAACGCCGTCCCTTCGGGATGTGACGTACACCGGTCCCTACTTGCACCACGGATTGATCTTTAACCTGCGGGAGGTAATTGACATGTACGACCGCGGCATGCCGCAGGTTATTCCGAAAAAGGAAGCGGGAAACCCGCTGTACCCGGAGACCTCGCCACTGCTTGAGCCGCTGGATTTATCGGAGCGAGAGATCGAGGCGTTACTCGATTTTTTGGAGGCAATCTCGACTCGTCCACGCCGGATGTCGGCACCGGAACTGCCGGGGATGGAGCGAAACGACGCGTAGTGGGGATATGACGTGAGTCTTGGAGAAAGCAAATGCGCATTTATTTGTCGAGACTGCCCTTCCCTTCCGACCTCGCTGTTCATCTCCGGGGTTTGGCGTGACGCGGTAGCGGACGAAATGATCGTTCTGGGATGTGTGGTAATCCACCGCGCTGCAATCCGTCTAAAAATTGAACGAGCTGCTGGTACTCATGGTCTGCACGCCGTGCAGGATAGCCGGATTAGCGTCCTCGCATGGGTTGGAAAAGGGAAGCGTCCGTCGCGCGAAAGGAAAGGCTTCCGTTGCATCCCCTTCTCGTTGATCTGGACATGCGTCGGTGTGGGAAAGCGTCATCAGTTGGACATGCGCGCTTCCCCGCCGGATCGACGGATCACTTGCAGGGCCAGGTCTCCTGTCCTGCGTCGATCGCCCACAGCGCGTTGCGTTTATCTGTGCCCGTCGGTGAGTCCTCGGAGCACCTGGATGTACTGCTCCGCGACCGCTGGCCAGCCGAAGGTTGCCTGCGTATGGGTGCGAGCGCGACGGGAGAAGCCGGCAAGTTCATCCGGCGCGTCGTGGTACCGGAGGATGGTCTGCCGGAAGGCGCTTGGTGACTCCGGCTCGACGAGGTGGCCATTCATGCCGTCGGTGATCACGTCGCGGATGCCCTCCAGTCGGGAGGCGATCGCCGGCGTTCCACACTGACCCGCTTCCAGCATCACCACGCCGAATCCTTCCATGTCGCCCGGCACCGGCACATTCGGCATCACGAACAGATCGGCGCCGCGGTACAGTCGTGCGAGATCCGCGTCGGATATGCGTCCCAGCAGTCGCACCCGGTCGCCAAGCCCGTTTTCACGGATGGCGGCGTCGATGGACTCGGTCTGCGGTCCGTCGCCGGCCAACCAGTAGTGCACGTCCTCGGGGAGGTCGGGCATCACGTTTCGGATGAACCACTCGAAGCCCTTGCGTTCGACCTGCCGCCCGACGCTGCAGAGGAGAAGCGCATCGTCCGGGAGCGGACCGAGGGCGTCCGTGAGAAGGTGGCGACGCGTCGCGCGGTCGGACGGCGCCCGGAAGCGGTCGGGGTCGATGCCGTTTGGGACCACCTGCAGCTTGTGATCGGGCAGTCCTCGTTGGGTGCACGCCTCTCCCGTTGCCCGGCTGACGGGGAGAACGAGGTCAAGAGCGTCGAAGACCTTCGGTACGAACCACTGATACGGCGGAAAGGGTGTCGTGACGTCCAGGCCGTGAACAATTGCGGCCGTGCGTACGCCGTATCGACGGAGAAGGGGGCGCAGGGGAACGGCCAGAGCGGCTGTGACCATGGAGGAAAACAACACGACATCGACGTCATCGCGCCGCGCCTTCTTCGCAATCACCCAGGCAGCCCATAGCAGGAAGGGTAGGACCTTGACGTGCGTCCAGCTCCATGAGGAGCGAAGGAGGACGGCGTCGTAGTCGAAGGCCGAGCTTTCCGCGTCGCGAAGGTTCAGCGATTCGTGGAGCTTCATGGCGACTCGCTGCATGCCGCCGATGTTGTCCATCGGTCGACCTTCAGGCGGGAGCGAGTGAGATACGAAGAGAAGGCGCACAGTCAGCAGGGGCGGTCGGTGACAAGATGGAAGCGGCGAGTGGCGATCACACGGAGAAGGTAGTATCGCCGACGAGGGCGGCGTCGTAGTAGTCGTTCATCTTTGAGAGGATGGCCTCCCATCGAAAATCCTGTGCTCGTTCCAGTGCAGCCTCGCCCATCGCAGTGCGACCACCGGCGTCGGTCAGGAGGTGACGCACGGCATCGGTGAAGGCGTCGGTGTCATCCGGTGGGCAGAGGTGACCGGTCGTGCCGTCTACGACAAGGTCGCGGCTCCCGACGGCATCTGCGCAGACGGTCGGGAGTCCGGAGGCCATGGCTTCGAGTGTCACGTTGCCGAATGTCTCCGTATCGCTGGGGAAAAGGAAGACATCGGACGAAGCGTACGCGGTGGCAAGCTCGGTTCCCTCAAGGTATCCGGTAAAGACGGTGTTCGGAAGCTTCTCTTCGAGCTCGGCACGGGCTGGACCGTCGCCCACGATCAGGCTTTGATGCGGCACATTCTCGTCTTCAAGGCGCCGCACGACATCGGCGAAGACATGCAGGCCTTTCTCCCAGACGAGACGACTGACAAATGCTAGCACCGGACGATCGTCCAAATCGTGTTGCTGTCGCCATTCGTCAGAGCGACGCGACGGGTTGAATCGGTCGGTTTCGACGCCTCGCTGCCACAGGTGAAGTCCATCCGTGATGCCGTGGTCCTTCAGGATGTTCGCCATGGCGGTGGACGGTACGTACGTGTGGCGGCATTTCTGGTAAAAGTGCCGGAGATACGCCCAGACCGCTCGTTCCAACCAGCCGAGTCGGTAGTACCGGAGGTACGAACTGAAGTGCGTGTGGTAGGACGCCACGACCGGTACGTGCCACGACTGCGCCGTACGGAGCGCGTGGTAGCCGAGAATATCCGGCGTCGCGATATGGAAGAGCGTGGGGGCGAAGTCGTCGAGTGCCCGCCGAACCGATGGCGTGATCCCGAGAGAGAGTCGGTACTCGCTGCGTCCGGGAGCAGAAATGGAGGGCACCGGAATGAGCGTCCCGGCGTGATCGACCGGCGGATTCTCGACGGTCGGGGCGAAAACTCGAACCTCGACGTGCTCCTTCGTCTCCAGATGCCGCACGAGCCGGTTGAGCGTCAGCGACACGCCATCCGCGATGTGATTGTAGGCGCCGGTAAAAAGCGCGACGCGCTTCGGGCTGGATGACGGAGCTGGGACGGAGTCAGTCATGCTGCGGGAGGAAAGGCGGAGTCATACGAGTCGCCGCACCAAACGACCGACTGGGAACAGGGTTCGTGCCTCCGGCTCCCTCGCCATGCTACGACCTACGGGTTCTGCCATTCTTGACGCACGCCGGGGCGGATTGGAGGTGTGGAAGTAGGGAAGTGTGGACGTTTGAAAGTGTGAGAGTCTGAGAGTGTGAGGGTAGGTAAGTGTTGGGATGGAAATGACACGTAGAGCATGGGCTCTACCGCTCCCGAAGCTGCGTGGTACCCCAGAACTCTGAACCCGATCTACCGGAGCGTTTGATTTTAAACCGGAATGTCTTCGTATGTCTTCGAGAAGCGGACCTCATGCGTTGCGGAAACGAGGCGTTGTACCAAATCCAAATGATAATGTCGGGGTCACGATCATCTGTGGAAGCGATTCGCGGGCTTGACAACCTGTTTGACGGACAGCCTTCGGCGATCCAACGGTACGGACCTCCCGCCGGTCGGTCCTCGCTCCGTTCGCAATCCAAGGCTTGGTTGATCTCGCGAGCCGGGTCGACGACGTCATTGTGAAAGGCTCCCCGATTCAGGCCTGCGAATCAGCATATAAGACGGCGCTCACGTTTTCGCGATCCATCCGCCAAACAGGTTGTGAGGGTCCCCAAAAACGTTGATTCCTGCGTCTCTTTCCCTTGTTTCGGTCGAATCGACCCCACAGCCGACGCACGGCATCCAGACACGATCATTTGGATTCAGTATTATCGTCGAAAACGACGAACACTCACACTTCCATACCCACATACTTCCATGCATTTTGGAGCAGCCGCGCCGAGGGAGTGCTGAAATGACACACCCTCTATTGAACGTGTCCAG
The DNA window shown above is from Longibacter salinarum and carries:
- a CDS encoding RagB/SusD family nutrient uptake outer membrane protein; the encoded protein is MKSPSLYFSLILVFCLASCDGFLYQEPTTEIARTEALSDIESVESSLYGAYNLTMRSGDAYRGFLTYYGDLTGGNVTINPGLTTEAETELRRIEAFNSIPDLTVETYTDLYAILNAVNNVINAVPTVPDGTQAQKDRILGQALGLRALVHFDLVRIFAQPYNYTDDASHVGIVVLTESPRPDEEVPRSTVRDAYEQIVDDLERSIDLLEGESFDPVFVSATSAQALLARVRLYQGEWAKVVTLSNAVIESGATDLAPTEDMREMWQNDYVRNEYLLRLDGSGYATYTLSSDWGNRVSDTSPVLSATTDIIDLYDDADVRGRGPDGLIQPVVDEGDTLLSTQKYPEPSTQEPNDIGVLRLSEVYLNRAEAYANLNRPDPAREDLNTIRLRANPDADPVTASGDALLEAILEERRRELAFEGHLLFDRTRYEEDVTRRYCSGEPSCNEAYPSPRFVLPIPRDAMNANDALRQNDEY
- a CDS encoding Calx-beta domain-containing protein, yielding MTYRSMFSALRRSLLPACLLSIALLFAACDSNDMAMQTTVEFGQDTYQVSEAGQSLDVEVVLDSPASEEVTIPITVGGSAIAGVDYEEPASDDVTIASGSTSGTFTITPIDNASIDDQDRTIELLIDADEVDGYTGGATAGATVTITDDEMVGSFTVSFQEASYETNEYNQDTLDVLVEVNQPAPANLQLDFQTGGTATSENYELLNNSIEILAGETLDTIQVAVKDTRSYGESETLTLTLQTPANDAVTIGGTTETDITIVNPVADIATYAPDEDFARLYTYNTFSDVAVPETGRLNTDPSAGVIFDESFAFTIVPVREDPSADPNVFGFGSFLWSEDDFTRSTNMLNMVEFYDDGEQPNTVDEGVSSASAGLYYPSLFRLTPDGPGATTGTVELVQDEIRVYKPDQTDDGVTNPESFVIGISSEGGTYNETEGTINITITFDETAVNNGFVTRRFELSDRRPSS
- a CDS encoding cytochrome-c peroxidase, translated to MRSSLLIGLVVVVLGVFFYQMSSWPIQADAVPAIIRTYKGPQGGWPAPHLSEDVSHRPLAPLPDVEYPANNPYSETKEDLGKKLFFDPRLSSSGTLACASCHDPDLGWSDGRRRSFGHARREGQRNSMTVLNAAYYDHLFWDGRAEDLEEQAMTAIAGPREMNQGLDLVGEGIRDLPDYPRLFQQSFGDSTINAQRIAKAIATFERGITSRRSDFDRFLQGNRDAMTDRQIYGLHVFRTTGQCMNCHNGALLSDDKFHNLGQSHLGRPSEDLGRFLVTGDTSDVGKFRTPSLRDVTYTGPYLHHGLIFNLREVIDMYDRGMPQVIPKKEAGNPLYPETSPLLEPLDLSEREIEALLDFLEAISTRPRRMSAPELPGMERNDA
- a CDS encoding glycosyltransferase family 4 protein, producing the protein MRLLFVSHSLPPEGRPMDNIGGMQRVAMKLHESLNLRDAESSAFDYDAVLLRSSWSWTHVKVLPFLLWAAWVIAKKARRDDVDVVLFSSMVTAALAVPLRPLLRRYGVRTAAIVHGLDVTTPFPPYQWFVPKVFDALDLVLPVSRATGEACTQRGLPDHKLQVVPNGIDPDRFRAPSDRATRRHLLTDALGPLPDDALLLCSVGRQVERKGFEWFIRNVMPDLPEDVHYWLAGDGPQTESIDAAIRENGLGDRVRLLGRISDADLARLYRGADLFVMPNVPVPGDMEGFGVVMLEAGQCGTPAIASRLEGIRDVITDGMNGHLVEPESPSAFRQTILRYHDAPDELAGFSRRARTHTQATFGWPAVAEQYIQVLRGLTDGHR
- a CDS encoding glycosyltransferase family 4 protein, with the translated sequence MTDSVPAPSSSPKRVALFTGAYNHIADGVSLTLNRLVRHLETKEHVEVRVFAPTVENPPVDHAGTLIPVPSISAPGRSEYRLSLGITPSVRRALDDFAPTLFHIATPDILGYHALRTAQSWHVPVVASYHTHFSSYLRYYRLGWLERAVWAYLRHFYQKCRHTYVPSTAMANILKDHGITDGLHLWQRGVETDRFNPSRRSDEWRQQHDLDDRPVLAFVSRLVWEKGLHVFADVVRRLEDENVPHQSLIVGDGPARAELEEKLPNTVFTGYLEGTELATAYASSDVFLFPSDTETFGNVTLEAMASGLPTVCADAVGSRDLVVDGTTGHLCPPDDTDAFTDAVRHLLTDAGGRTAMGEAALERAQDFRWEAILSKMNDYYDAALVGDTTFSV